From Watersipora subatra chromosome 2, tzWatSuba1.1, whole genome shotgun sequence, one genomic window encodes:
- the LOC137388153 gene encoding uncharacterized protein encodes MKTKWKYKVCQHEIKYEDYPPFDIFKEFVCEEAKSMNILGIESQSTSSKKEQESKRQLRNTARRAETLQAYRSVEDAGTKDRHCKRCNRDNHFTAQCNLLVKVSHEEVVAFFKHHRLCFNCGHEGHRYNSCTKKWKCRFCKREHPDCLHKTQQDWENAKSTASSAQQTQLSASKQISETKTGAANTPVTRAATTESKSDKPKAKQHITAATKRDSQTELLNMLIPVSVSTENGKQSTMYAMLDNGSDTTYISKEAVHTLNLKTSRQPEKVTVQTLNGEETSYRSQYDFNVRGIGPATDNITYKVTGFEQRKIPYNEAHIPTREVAKQIQHLSHISHLISPKLNVSVEMLIGRDNSHLLAPHESIVGEPTEPFAVKTVLGWTLCGGSSEIITPQQSYCTIQHNEFEDLNSRKKMSQNDKKFLEILEKNSDTMKDGTITLPLPFSKTPFMPNNRTQAVKRLGLLIGKLKKDHALKEEYFSFMDEILSSGHAEPVPTECPPDGKIWYLPHFAVHHPKENKLRVVFDASVKYQDKCLNNELLSGPDHVNCLPGILLRFRKEPIAFSCDIQKMFLNFKVNTEERDYLRFLWVDRDLETIKEYRMTVHLFGATSSPGVATFALRKLASEASEKHPAAANFIIKDFYVDDGIRSVKSPEEAINLIRDTTNICKAANLRLHKFISNSREVLEAIPESEKAANLQGLHLYKDTLPSERTLGLEWCTETDAFIFTSNPIDKPATKRGILSSVSQIYDPLGFLAPFLLQGKIVMQQACQESKGWDDEVSPTLQSKWKQWKDDLNNLNQIRIPRCLKPTEFGDVKRTEIHYFSDASLDGYGACAYSRIINNEGNIHVTLIAAKSKVVPLKGLTIPRLELQSSVEATRLKSFIGEELDMDVDQEFFWSDSKAALGFIKNNDTPFQMFTANRVSEIRRHSNPKQWHHVPGSENPADTVSRGASVSQLMKSTWYNGPSFLHEPDISHKLTSDLNFEEAIENSPEIKRKKTGLTILQTEKSTSQTIIEKFSSWRKLVRAVANAKAMLRHKCFKKQPIENDEIKSAEKSIILMEQSHSYIEEVNSLSNSTRVRKSSKIASLTPFLDKENTLRMNSRVTTHLTYEENHPIIIAKSLLAKLLVRHYHELTHHQGSNSTVAAIRQAGFWIVGAPTLAKSIIRNCITCLKQRSKPLQQLMALLPKERSEPSPPFTQIGIDTFGPFEVKDRRTVIKRWGVVFTCLYSRALHIELLEDLSADSFLQALRRFESIRGSVATIYCDGGTNFLGGRNQQEKDLLTMRDNKLIQYLLAKKITYKVNSPTASHQGGVWERQIRSIRSIMNSMFGKYSQRLSTEALRTAFYEIMASINNRPLSGTNATDTDPIITANRLLTAKSGFTAPPPGDFDNEEVYGRSMYRKSQQLAQEFWYAWTTQYLTAIEKRTQWQFSQPDLKVGDLVTIVDSNEHRNYWRTGRVISIHRGVDHKVRKASVLLGTSDLDKLGKPTKDRTILERPVQKLVPNMWKGGDDDDYYYEAGHGLGNEGARRMQQTPLPTTPAPPPPPPPPQQPQIFQTAQQPYQTSTRMGKRLRGPAATVTATVTEPVCHASESSASHRIQPINEFGRRNASDASGSDWICTTVPQSYSGSTERIV; translated from the exons ATGAAAACAAAATGGAAGTACAAGGTTTGCCAGCACGAAATAAAGTATGAAGACTATCCACCTTTCGACATATTTAAGGAGTTTGTTTGTGAAGAAGCCAAATCGATGAACATCCTTGGGATCGAAAGTCAATCCACTTCAAGCAAAAAGGAGCAAGAATCTAAAAGACAACTAAGAAACACTGCAAGGAGAGCAGAAACCCTTCAAGCTTATAGGTCTGTTGAGGACGCAGGCACGAAGGATCGTCATTGTAAAAGATGCAATAGGGACAATCACTTCACAGCGCAGTGCAACCTGTTGGTGAAAGTCTCACATGAAGAAGTGGTAGCCTTCTTCAAACACCATCGTCTATGTTTCAACTGTGGACACGAAGGTCATAGATACAATTCTTGCACCAAGAAGTGGAAATGTAGATTCTGTAAGCGGGAACATCCTGACTGTCTACATAAAACGCAACAGGATTGGGAAAACGCCAAATCTACTGCGTCATCGGCGCAGCAAACTCAGCTGTCAGCATCTAAGCAAATTTCAGAAACAAAAACAGGTGCGGCAAATACACCAGTTACAAGAGCAGCTACAACAGAGTCAAAATCGGATAAGCCAAAAGCCAAACAACACATTACAGCTGCAACTAAAAGAGATTCTCAAACAGAACTACTCAACATGCTCATACCAGTCAGTGTGTCAACGGAAAATGGTAAACAGTCCACTATGTATGCCATGCTGGACAATGGATCAGACACAACTTACATATCAAAAGAAGCTGTACACACCCTGAATTTAAAGACAAGTAGACAGCCGGAGAAGGTGACAGTACAGACGCTAAATGGAGAAGAAACGAGCTACAGAAGCCAGTACGACTTCAACGTACGTGGAATTGGCCCAGCCACTGACAACATTACATACAAAGTTACAGGTTTTGAACAAAGGAAGATTCCCTACAACGAAGCTCATATACCAACCAGAGAAGTTGCTAAGCAAATTCAACACCTGAGTCACATATCTCACCTGATCTCACCTAAGCTGAATGTTTCAGTCGAAATGCTAATTGGAAGAGACAACTCCCATTTGCTAGCACCGCATGAATCAATTGTCGGTGAACCTACAGAACcttttgcagtcaaaactgtttTAGGATGGACTCTTTGTGGTGGTAGTTCAGAGATAATTACACCACAACAAAGCTACTGTACAATACAACACAATGAGTTTGAAGATCTGAACAGTAGAAAAAAGATGTCACAGAATGATAAGAAGTTTTTAGAAATACTAGAAAAGAACTCAGATACAATGAAAGATGGCACAATCACTCTCCCGTTGCCATTTTCAAAGACCCCATTTATGCCAAACAATAGAACACAAGCAGTTAAGAGACTAGGCTTGCTAATCGGTAAGCTCAAAAAGGACCATGCCTTAAAGGAGGAATACTTTTCCTTCATGGATGAGATACTCAGCAGTGGTCATGCAGAACCAGTTCCGACAGAGtgtccaccagatggaaaaatCTGGTATTTACCGCACTTTGCTGTGCATCATCCAAAAGAAAACAAACTTAGAGTAGTCTTCGACGCTAGTGTCAAATACCAAGACAAATGTCTAAATAACGAGCTTCTTTCAGGACCAGACCATGTAAACTGTCTGCCCGGAATACTACTCAGGTTTCGAAAAGAGCCAATCGCATTTTCATGTGATATACAGAAGATGTTTCTCAATTTTAAAGTGAACACAGAGGAAAGAGACTATCTGCGGTTTCTATGGGTAGACCGTGATCTGGAAACTATAAAAGAGTACCGAATGACAGTGCACCTGTTCGGCGCAACAAGTTCTCCTGGAGTTGCAACCTTTGCATTGAGAAAATTAGCAAGCGAAGCATCAGAGAAGCATCCAGCCGCagctaattttattataaaagatTTTTACGTAGATGATGGGATTAGAAGTGTAAAAAGCCCTGAAGAAGCTATCAACTTGATCAGAGACACCACTAACATATGTAAAGCAGCCAATCTCAGGTTGCATAAGTTTATAAGCAACAGCAGGGAAGTGTTAGAAGCTATTCCTGAAAGTGAAAAGGCGGCCAATTTACAAGGATTACACCTCTACAAGGACACTCTCCCATCGGAGAGAACTCTCGGTCTGGAATGGTGTACCGAAACAGATGCATTCATATTTACTAGTAACCCAATCGACAAGCCTGCTACCAAGAGAGGAATTTTGTCATCAGTCTCCCAGATCTATGACCCCTTAGGTTTCCTCGCTCCCTTTCTACTTCAAGGAAAAATCGTGATGCAACAAGCCTGTCAGGAAAGTAAAGGATGGGATGATGAAGTGTCGCCAACTTTACAGTCCAAATGGAAACAATGGAAAGATGACCTCAACAATCTGAATCAAATCCGTATACCAAGATGTCTCAAGCCTACAGAATTTGGTGATGTCAAAAGGACAGAAATACACTACTTTAGTGATGCGAGCTTAGATGGATATGGAGCTTGTGCATATTCAAGGATCATCAACAATGAGGGCAACATTCATGTGACCCTCATTGCTGCCAAATCAAAAGTTGTGCCTTTAAAGGGACTTACAATCCCAAGGCTAGAGTTACAATCATCAGTGGAGGCAACTAGACTTAAATCCTTCATTGGAGAAGAACTAGATATGGACGTTGACCAAGAATTCTTCTGGTCCGACTCAAAAGCAGCTCTAGGTTTCATTAAAAACAATGACACACCCTTTCAAATGTTTACAGCAAACAGAGTCAGCGAGATCAGACGACATAGCAACCCAAAGCAGTGGCACCATGTACCAGGATCAGAAAACCCTGCAGACACAGTGTCACGTGGAGCTTCAGTAAGTCAACTTATGAAAAGCACATGGTATAATGGTCCGAGCTTTCTACACGAGCCAGATATTAGTCACAAGCTAACAAGCGATCTCAACTTTGAAGAAGCGATAGAAAACAGCCCAGAAATCAAGAGAAAGAAAACTGGACTTACTATTCTACAAACAGAGAAGTCAACATCACAGACAATCATAGAGAAGTTTAGCTCCTGGCGCAAATTGGTGCGAGCTGTAGCTAATGCAAAAGCTATGCTACGACACAAATGCTTCAAAAAGCAACCAATTGAGAATGACGAAATAAAATCAGCAGAGAAGTCAATAATTCTCATGGAACAATCACATAGCTACATTGAAGAAGTGAACAGCCTCTCCAATAGCACAAGAGTCAGAAAATCCAGCAAAATAGCGAGTCTAACTCCTTTCTTGGACAAGGAAAACACACTAAGAATGAATAGTCGAGTAACCACTCATCTCACTTATGAAGAGAACCATCCAATCATTATAGCAAAATCACTATTGGCAAAACTACTAGTCAGGCATTACCATGAACTGACCCATCACCAAGGCTCTAACTCAACAGTCGCTGCAATCAGACAAGCTGGTTTCTGGATAGTTGGTGCACCGACCCTAGCAAAGTCTATAATTCGCAACTGTATAACATGcttaaaacaacgaagcaaacCACTACAGCAACTAATGGCACTCTTACCAAAAGAAAGAAGTGAACCAAGTCCACCTTTTACTCAAATAGGCATAGACACATTTGGGCCTTTCGAAGTCAAGGACCGTCGAACAGTCATCAAGAGATGGGGCGTTGtgtttacatgtttatatagtaGAGCGTTACACATTGAGCTCCTAGAGGACCTTTCAGCAGACAGCTTTCTCCAAGCACTTAGACGATTCGAATCCATTCGTGGTTCTGTGGCTACTATATATTGTGATGGAGGAACAAACTTTCTAGGAGGAAGAAATCAACAGGAAAAGGATCTACTCACCATGAGGGACAACAAACTAATACAGTACCTCCTTGCAAAGAAAATTACTTACAAAGTGAACTCCCCGACAGCCAGTCACCAAGGTGGTGTCTGGGAACGCCAAATAAGAAGTATCAGGTCAATCATGAACAGCATGTTTGGAAAGTACTCACAAAGACTGTCTACAGAAGCCTTAAGAACTGCATTCTATGAAATAATGGCATCCATCAATAACCGACCACTGTCAGGCACAAATGCTACTGACACAGACCCAATCATAACAGCTAATCGACTACTTACAGCCAAGTCTGGTTTCACAGCACCACCACCAGGAGACTTTGACAACGAAGAAGTGTACGGTCGCAGTATGTACAGGAAATCACAGCAGCTAGCTCAAGAATTCTGGTATGCATGGACCACACAATACCTGACGGCGATTGAGAAAAGAACACAATGGCAGTTTTCCCAGCCAGACCTAAAGGTGGGAGATCTAGTTACCATTGTTGACAGTAATGAGCACAGAAACTACTGGAGAACCGGTAGAGTAATCTCCATTCACAGAGGTGTAGATCACAAAGTTAGAAAGGCTTCCGTTCTGCTTGGGACTTCAGACTTGGATAAATTGGGTAAACCGACTAAGGACAGAACGATTTTGGAACGACCCGTACAAAAGTTG gtgccaaatatgtggaaag